One Bartonella sp. TP genomic window carries:
- a CDS encoding RluA family pseudouridine synthase has product MLQLHTDEAAIGKRLDQWLADALQGDFSRSQLQTLIKNGNVYLDDICATSAKRKLQGQELIKIVVPEPIAAQPVAQNISLDILYEDEDVILINKPAGLVVHPGAGNYDSTLVNALLHHCADSLSGIGGVKRPGIVHRLDKNTSGVMIAAKDDMAHRHLSEQFLDHGRQGYLQRRYVAIIWGAPQERIGIINTYLARSTKDRTKRAVVQANSSGAKHAVTHYKLLASFCSIENNEPLVSIVECSLETGRTHQIRVHLAHINCPLLGDTVYGSGFKTKALKLPFELESFLHRQALHAEYLQFIHPRSEKLMNFIAKLPADMASLLDQLHNSAVMRKINYN; this is encoded by the coding sequence TTGTTACAGTTACATACAGATGAAGCAGCTATAGGCAAAAGACTAGATCAATGGCTAGCTGATGCGCTGCAGGGCGATTTCTCGCGCTCACAATTACAAACTCTTATAAAAAATGGTAACGTTTATTTAGATGATATTTGCGCTACAAGCGCAAAGCGTAAGCTGCAAGGGCAAGAGCTTATCAAAATCGTGGTGCCAGAGCCAATTGCAGCTCAACCCGTGGCTCAAAACATTTCTTTAGATATATTATATGAAGATGAGGACGTTATACTGATAAATAAACCAGCCGGGTTAGTTGTACACCCTGGCGCTGGCAATTATGATAGTACTTTGGTAAACGCTTTATTGCATCATTGTGCAGACAGCCTATCGGGAATTGGTGGTGTAAAGCGACCGGGTATAGTGCATCGGTTAGATAAAAATACTAGTGGTGTAATGATAGCGGCTAAAGATGATATGGCGCACAGGCATTTAAGCGAGCAATTTTTAGATCACGGTCGGCAGGGCTACTTACAGCGCAGATATGTGGCTATAATTTGGGGAGCGCCACAAGAGCGCATAGGCATTATAAATACTTATCTGGCTAGATCAACTAAAGATAGAACCAAGCGCGCCGTTGTGCAAGCCAATAGTAGCGGCGCTAAACATGCCGTGACGCATTATAAATTACTCGCTAGCTTTTGCAGTATAGAAAATAATGAGCCTTTGGTAAGTATAGTAGAGTGCAGCTTAGAAACTGGCCGTACCCATCAGATAAGAGTGCATTTGGCGCATATTAATTGCCCTTTATTAGGCGATACGGTATATGGCAGCGGGTTTAAAACAAAAGCGCTTAAGTTACCATTTGAACTAGAGTCTTTTCTGCACAGGCAAGCTTTGCATGCAGAATACTTACAATTTATACATCCTAGAAGCGAAAAATTAATGAATTTTATAGCAAAATTGCCAGCAGATATGGCTAGTTTATTAGATCAATTACATAATAGTGCAGTTATGCGAAAAATTAATTATAATTAA
- the prmC gene encoding peptide chain release factor N(5)-glutamine methyltransferase yields MTSSCRSLKQTQKHIKELLKNAGIREYKQEVFILLEHYCNKTNLDFIINPEAIIDIAQLKKLNLAVQRRIKGEPLYRIIGHRDFYGLTLHLSKDTLEPRFDTECVVELACKHIKQKYHTQDSIYFLDIGIGSGAISLSLLQSFLNKKLYGLGVDISYNCLKTAQKNRNAYGFNKVLQLKQSNWFSRVKGKFDLIISNPPYIASAEIATLDNIVKHYDPIRALNGGKDGLKFYRLLAKQSKNYLNPNGIIIVEIGANQKREVTALFTENQYQLIDECQDYNNIDRGLVFA; encoded by the coding sequence ATGACAAGCTCATGCCGCAGCTTAAAGCAGACACAAAAGCACATAAAAGAATTATTAAAAAACGCTGGAATAAGAGAATATAAACAAGAAGTTTTTATCCTCTTAGAGCATTATTGCAATAAAACCAACCTCGATTTTATTATAAACCCCGAAGCAATTATCGATATTGCTCAACTTAAAAAGCTAAACTTAGCCGTGCAGCGCCGTATAAAAGGTGAGCCTCTATACCGCATAATAGGCCATCGAGATTTTTATGGCCTAACTTTACACTTAAGTAAAGATACTCTTGAGCCACGTTTTGACACTGAATGTGTAGTTGAATTAGCTTGCAAACATATAAAACAAAAATACCATACACAAGATAGTATATATTTTTTAGATATAGGGATAGGTAGCGGCGCTATAAGCTTATCGCTTTTGCAATCCTTTTTAAATAAAAAGCTATACGGGCTGGGTGTCGATATTTCTTATAATTGTTTAAAAACTGCACAAAAAAATCGTAACGCATACGGATTTAATAAAGTCTTACAACTAAAGCAAAGCAATTGGTTCAGCCGCGTGAAAGGTAAATTTGATCTAATAATTTCTAACCCCCCATACATAGCAAGCGCAGAAATAGCAACGTTAGACAACATAGTAAAACATTATGATCCAATACGCGCGCTTAATGGCGGTAAGGACGGCCTAAAATTCTATAGACTTTTGGCAAAACAAAGCAAAAATTACCTTAATCCCAATGGCATAATAATAGTAGAAATAGGCGCCAACCAAAAACGCGAAGTAACGGCTTTGTTTACAGAAAATCAATATCAACTGATAGATGAATGCCAAGATTATAACAATATCGACAGGGGTTTGGTTTTCGCTTAA
- a CDS encoding 5-formyltetrahydrofolate cyclo-ligase, which produces MHEAITAKQQLRRVMLQKRGTIDKSERAVAANQISLRAKDLAFFIKRAGTVVAGYWPIASELNIISLLYELQKAGANLCLPTLANKKIMHFRAFAFSELGKLERGPFGIFGPSNDAAILYPAIILLPLLACDKKGHRLGYGGGFYDRYIASLMEKPLLIGVAFEMQLIDTIMVEPHDKILDAVLTPNYLLHIQSENIGTRMF; this is translated from the coding sequence ATGCATGAGGCAATCACAGCAAAGCAGCAATTACGTCGGGTTATGTTGCAGAAGCGCGGGACTATTGATAAAAGTGAGCGTGCTGTAGCTGCAAACCAAATTAGCTTACGAGCCAAAGATTTAGCTTTTTTTATAAAGCGCGCTGGCACAGTGGTTGCTGGCTATTGGCCTATAGCTAGCGAGTTAAATATTATATCTTTGCTCTATGAGTTGCAAAAAGCTGGTGCGAATCTTTGCTTGCCCACTTTAGCAAATAAAAAAATTATGCATTTTCGCGCTTTTGCTTTTTCTGAACTAGGAAAGCTAGAGCGTGGGCCTTTTGGGATATTTGGGCCCAGTAATGATGCAGCGATTTTATACCCAGCCATTATATTATTGCCTTTGTTGGCTTGTGATAAAAAAGGACATCGTTTAGGCTATGGCGGAGGATTTTATGATAGATATATTGCATCTCTTATGGAAAAGCCTTTATTGATAGGAGTGGCTTTTGAAATGCAGCTGATTGATACAATTATGGTAGAGCCACATGATAAAATTTTGGATGCTGTATTAACGCCAAATTATTTGCTACATATACAGAGTGAAAATATAGGGACAAGAATGTTTTAA
- the ykgO gene encoding type B 50S ribosomal protein L36 gives MKVKNSLKALKARHRGNRLIRRKGRVYIINKTAPRFKARQG, from the coding sequence ATGAAAGTCAAAAATTCTCTAAAAGCGCTTAAGGCGCGCCATCGTGGCAACCGTTTGATTCGTCGTAAAGGGCGCGTTTATATCATAAATAAAACAGCTCCACGGTTTAAGGCTCGCCAAGGCTGA
- a CDS encoding YebC/PmpR family DNA-binding transcriptional regulator yields the protein MAGHSQFKNIMHRKGRQDAIRSKIFSKLAREITVAAKMGAPDPNMNARLRLAIQNAKVQSMPKDNIERAIKKASGNESENYDEVRYEGYGPGGVAFIVEALTDNRNRTASNIRAAFTKAGGALGETGSVSFMFNRVGEIIYPSFVGDIDDVMEAVIIAGAQDVTLEDGVYTIVCAFEDLGEVSKVLEGKLKEADSIKTVWKPLNSVALDEDKARSVLRLITVLEEDDDVQNVYANFEISDELLKKLSEA from the coding sequence ATGGCTGGTCATTCACAGTTTAAAAATATTATGCATCGTAAAGGCAGACAAGATGCTATACGATCTAAGATTTTTTCTAAATTAGCACGCGAAATTACTGTTGCGGCTAAAATGGGCGCTCCAGATCCTAATATGAACGCCAGGCTGCGCTTAGCTATTCAAAATGCTAAAGTGCAATCTATGCCTAAGGATAATATTGAGCGGGCTATAAAAAAAGCTTCTGGCAATGAGTCAGAGAATTATGACGAAGTGCGTTACGAAGGCTATGGCCCTGGCGGGGTTGCCTTTATTGTAGAAGCGCTTACAGATAATCGTAATAGAACTGCTTCTAATATACGTGCAGCCTTCACCAAAGCTGGTGGGGCGTTGGGCGAAACTGGGTCTGTTAGCTTTATGTTCAATCGTGTTGGCGAGATTATATACCCATCTTTTGTTGGGGATATAGATGATGTAATGGAGGCAGTGATTATTGCTGGTGCTCAGGATGTAACTTTGGAAGACGGTGTATATACTATAGTTTGCGCTTTTGAAGATTTGGGGGAAGTATCCAAGGTCTTGGAAGGTAAGCTAAAAGAAGCTGATTCTATAAAAACCGTTTGGAAACCTTTGAACAGCGTTGCATTGGATGAGGACAAGGCTCGCTCGGTATTGCGCTTGATTACGGTTTTAGAGGAAGACGATGATGTGCAAAATGTTTACGCAAATTTTGAAATTAGTGATGAGCTGTTAAAAAAACTCTCAGAAGCATAG
- a CDS encoding ABC transporter transmembrane domain-containing protein, producing the protein MQRVSQKIAAKSPFAFLLTYLWRYKLLLAGALGSIIMAAVIMLILPIVVRNMLDYGFKDIAFHFSFLLLLALLLAVASALRYFCVSILGENIVNSMRSDIFGHILTLPMSFFDSASSGEIVSRLSADATQVKDAIASVSSIALRNFLMAIGGFVMMFITSYRLSLLELSIVPIILVPIILLARKVRVKARLAQDDLAAANSLAAEAIANIKTINSYTNETLLYNKFIALLESAFQAALSSVWLRALLTGGAIFFVFASVIATLYLGFMDVLTHRLSVGQLGQFILYALFSASSFGQLAEVGSQLMQALGALERLYELSKEEKQQDLAIANDSSTLTARGDINFQNVAFSYSARPDHLVLDNLSLAIKAGQRVAFVGKTGAGKTTIFSLLLRFYGIQQGKILLDGVDIKNLPVQFLRKNIAYVSQDNAIFDGTIYENIAMGKAEATWLDIEAAARKAKAYEFIADLPKGFDTVVGERGLMLSGGQKQRIALSRAFLKDAPILLLDEATSALDANSEAYVQEALERLSKHKTVLIIAHRLATVLNAEQIFVLDKGQIIEYGNHKELLEKNGAYARLVKLQFKASYVPIIR; encoded by the coding sequence ATGCAGCGGGTTTCGCAAAAAATTGCAGCTAAATCCCCATTTGCATTTTTGCTGACTTATTTATGGCGCTACAAATTATTGCTTGCCGGAGCGCTTGGCTCTATTATAATGGCTGCTGTAATTATGCTTATATTGCCTATAGTTGTTCGTAATATGCTTGATTATGGCTTTAAAGACATAGCTTTTCATTTTTCATTTTTATTACTCTTAGCTTTGCTATTGGCAGTAGCCTCGGCGTTGCGTTATTTTTGTGTTTCTATATTGGGCGAAAATATTGTAAATTCTATGCGCAGTGATATTTTTGGGCATATTTTAACTTTGCCGATGAGCTTTTTTGACTCGGCTAGCTCTGGGGAAATTGTTTCTCGTCTTTCAGCAGACGCGACACAAGTAAAAGATGCCATAGCTTCTGTTTCTTCTATTGCTTTACGCAATTTTCTTATGGCAATTGGTGGTTTTGTTATGATGTTTATAACTAGCTATCGCTTGTCGCTATTAGAATTGTCGATTGTACCAATTATTTTAGTACCAATTATTTTGTTGGCTCGTAAGGTAAGAGTGAAGGCACGCTTGGCGCAAGATGATTTAGCAGCAGCAAATTCTTTGGCTGCAGAAGCTATTGCTAATATCAAAACCATAAATAGCTATACTAATGAAACTTTATTATATAATAAATTTATTGCTTTGCTTGAGTCTGCTTTTCAGGCTGCTTTGTCCTCTGTTTGGCTCCGAGCTTTGCTTACTGGCGGAGCAATTTTTTTTGTATTTGCGAGCGTTATAGCAACTTTATATTTAGGCTTTATGGATGTTTTGACGCATCGCTTGAGTGTTGGTCAGTTAGGGCAATTTATTTTATACGCTCTTTTTTCGGCAAGCTCTTTTGGTCAATTGGCCGAAGTGGGCTCACAATTAATGCAAGCTTTAGGTGCTTTAGAGCGGTTATATGAATTATCAAAAGAAGAAAAACAACAAGATTTAGCTATAGCTAATGATTCTTCTACTCTAACTGCTAGGGGGGATATAAATTTTCAAAACGTAGCTTTTTCTTATAGTGCTAGGCCGGATCATTTGGTTTTAGATAATTTATCTTTAGCTATAAAAGCTGGCCAAAGAGTAGCTTTTGTAGGTAAAACTGGGGCTGGTAAAACTACTATATTTTCGTTATTATTACGTTTTTATGGCATACAACAAGGTAAAATTTTGTTGGACGGTGTAGATATAAAAAACTTACCAGTGCAGTTTTTGCGTAAAAATATAGCCTATGTCAGTCAAGATAATGCAATATTTGACGGAACTATCTATGAAAATATCGCAATGGGAAAGGCAGAGGCGACTTGGTTGGACATCGAGGCTGCTGCGCGTAAAGCCAAGGCATATGAGTTTATTGCTGATTTGCCAAAAGGATTTGATACTGTAGTGGGTGAGCGGGGCCTGATGCTTTCTGGCGGGCAAAAACAGCGTATTGCCTTGAGCAGAGCTTTTTTAAAGGACGCCCCTATTTTGCTATTGGATGAAGCGACCTCTGCTTTAGATGCTAATAGCGAGGCCTATGTTCAAGAAGCTTTAGAAAGGCTCAGCAAGCATAAAACGGTTTTAATTATAGCGCACAGGCTTGCTACGGTTTTAAATGCGGAGCAAATTTTTGTATTGGATAAGGGGCAGATAATAGAATATGGTAATCACAAAGAATTATTGGAAAAAAATGGTGCCTATGCGCGGCTGGTTAAGCTACAATTTAAGGCGTCATATGTACCAATAATTCGCTAA
- the rpoH gene encoding RNA polymerase sigma factor RpoH has protein sequence MKVRTAASLVNVGDNSLARYLAQINKFPVLAADEEYMLAKRYQEHSDLEAAHKLVSSHLRLVAKIAMGFRGYGLPIGEVISEGNIGLMQAVKKFEPDKGFRLATYAMWWIKAAIQEYVLRSWSLVKLGTTTNQKKLFFNLRKIKNKISAFDDQGLNEEQIKLIANNLNVSEQEVVSMNQRLGGDSSLNATVKSGEGESLQWQDWLVDDKQNQEEILIDENEKAYQHKMLNKAIEQLTQREADIFRARRLNEKTTTLEELALDFGVSRERVRQIEVRAFEKVQNFMREHSGV, from the coding sequence TTGAAAGTAAGGACCGCAGCTTCTTTAGTAAATGTGGGCGATAATTCGCTAGCACGTTATCTAGCGCAGATAAATAAGTTTCCTGTTTTAGCAGCAGATGAGGAGTATATGCTAGCTAAGCGCTATCAAGAGCATAGCGATTTAGAAGCGGCCCATAAATTAGTCTCTAGCCATTTGCGTTTGGTTGCAAAGATTGCTATGGGGTTTCGTGGTTACGGGCTACCTATAGGTGAGGTGATTTCAGAAGGCAATATAGGATTGATGCAGGCTGTTAAAAAGTTTGAGCCAGATAAAGGGTTTCGCTTAGCCACCTATGCGATGTGGTGGATAAAAGCTGCTATTCAAGAATATGTATTGCGTTCGTGGAGCTTAGTTAAATTAGGCACCACGACGAATCAGAAAAAATTGTTTTTTAATCTGCGCAAGATTAAAAATAAAATTTCTGCTTTTGACGATCAAGGATTAAATGAAGAGCAAATAAAACTTATAGCTAATAATCTTAATGTTTCCGAACAGGAAGTAGTATCAATGAATCAGCGTTTAGGCGGTGATAGCTCTTTAAATGCTACTGTAAAATCGGGCGAGGGCGAAAGTCTACAATGGCAAGATTGGCTAGTAGACGACAAGCAAAATCAAGAAGAAATATTAATTGACGAAAATGAAAAAGCCTATCAACACAAAATGTTGAATAAGGCTATTGAGCAGTTAACACAGCGCGAGGCAGATATTTTTCGCGCTAGAAGGTTAAATGAAAAAACTACTACACTAGAAGAGCTAGCGCTTGATTTTGGTGTTAGTCGCGAAAGGGTGCGGCAAATAGAAGTGCGTGCTTTCGAAAAAGTACAAAATTTTATGCGCGAGCATTCAGGCGTTTAA
- a CDS encoding adenylosuccinate synthase, which yields MANVVVVGAQWGDEGKGKIVDWLSQRADVVVRYQGGHNAGHTLVIDGVSYKLSLLPSGVVRGKLAVIGNGVVIDPYHFMAEIEKLKTQNIVVKPENLRIAENAILILSLHRELDAFREEASSGLKIGTTKRGIGPAYEDKVGRRAIRVIDLAEKDALMPKVERLLTHHNALRRGLGLAEIQPQALYEELLRIADVMLPFIDNTWFLLDQKARSGARILFEGAQGALLDNDFGTYPFVTSSNTIAAQASTGSGLRLQAIQYVLGIVKAYTTRVGEGPFPTEQTNEIGEFLGTKGHEFGVVTGRKRRCGWFDAVLVRQMVTINGINGIALTKLDVLDGLKEIKICIGYELDGKRIDYLPSSMAMQQRVKAIYESFEGWDCSTQGARNWRDLPAKAVKYIRFIEDLIGAPVALLSTSPEREDTIMVKCPFEH from the coding sequence ATGGCTAATGTGGTGGTGGTTGGCGCACAATGGGGCGATGAAGGCAAGGGAAAAATAGTAGACTGGCTTTCGCAGCGTGCTGATGTGGTAGTACGCTATCAGGGGGGGCATAATGCGGGTCATACGCTGGTTATTGATGGTGTTAGCTACAAATTATCTCTATTGCCTTCTGGGGTTGTGCGCGGCAAATTGGCGGTTATAGGTAATGGGGTGGTTATAGATCCATATCATTTTATGGCAGAGATCGAGAAATTAAAAACTCAGAATATTGTTGTAAAACCTGAAAATTTACGTATTGCTGAAAATGCCATTTTGATTTTATCTTTGCATAGAGAGCTAGACGCTTTCCGTGAAGAGGCAAGTAGCGGGTTAAAAATAGGTACTACTAAGCGTGGTATAGGCCCAGCTTATGAGGATAAGGTGGGGCGTCGGGCGATAAGGGTTATTGATTTAGCAGAAAAAGATGCATTAATGCCTAAAGTTGAGCGTTTACTTACGCATCATAATGCTTTGCGTAGAGGGTTGGGTTTAGCAGAGATTCAACCACAGGCTCTTTATGAAGAATTATTGAGAATTGCGGATGTCATGCTGCCATTTATTGACAATACTTGGTTTTTATTAGATCAAAAAGCTAGGAGTGGAGCTCGTATATTATTTGAGGGTGCGCAAGGCGCTTTGTTAGATAATGATTTTGGCACTTATCCTTTTGTAACCTCTTCAAATACCATTGCGGCCCAGGCGTCTACAGGCAGTGGACTTCGCTTGCAGGCTATACAATATGTTTTGGGTATAGTAAAAGCTTATACTACTCGCGTTGGAGAGGGGCCCTTTCCAACTGAACAAACAAATGAAATAGGTGAATTTTTAGGCACTAAAGGGCATGAATTTGGTGTGGTGACCGGACGTAAGCGGCGCTGCGGCTGGTTTGACGCAGTATTGGTGCGTCAGATGGTAACTATTAACGGTATTAACGGTATTGCGTTAACAAAATTGGATGTGCTAGACGGATTAAAAGAAATCAAAATATGTATAGGCTACGAGCTAGACGGGAAAAGAATAGATTATTTGCCTAGCTCCATGGCTATGCAACAGCGAGTGAAAGCTATTTATGAAAGTTTTGAGGGCTGGGATTGTTCAACACAAGGCGCACGTAATTGGCGTGATTTGCCAGCTAAAGCTGTTAAATATATACGCTTTATAGAAGATTTGATTGGCGCACCAGTGGCATTATTATCTACCAGCCCAGAGCGTGAAGATACTATAATGGTAAAATGCCCTTTTGAACATTAA
- a CDS encoding phosphoserine transaminase: MITMPKLRPSSPHFSSGPCKKHANWSLLSLANAAIERSHRSEFSQAKLRQAIKLTRELLKVPDDYKLALVPASDTGAMEMALWNLLGPNPVVILLYEYFAKEWLHDITVELKLVDVQTIFADNKLFAQLSGIDFRKDFVFVLNGTTIGMSLPKIDFIPIERQGLVICDASAAAFSQELDFSRLDVVTFSCQKTLGAEANQGIIILSPKALQRLESYSPSWPIPKILRLKKDKCIDYELFQGRVINTPSMLCIEDYLDSLLWVKATGGVPALIAKTLDNAKIVADYVKASTWLDYIVKEEALRAKTAQCLRIIDPDITRLTIEGQREFIENMLNRLACLNIAYDIRNHREAPLGFRIWTGASIEADDLRALCEWLDFTFFEAKHNLNYNFA; the protein is encoded by the coding sequence ATGATTACCATGCCCAAATTACGACCATCTTCCCCGCATTTTTCTTCTGGTCCTTGTAAAAAACATGCAAATTGGTCTTTATTATCTTTAGCTAATGCCGCAATTGAAAGATCGCATCGTTCTGAGTTTAGCCAAGCAAAATTACGTCAGGCTATAAAATTAACTCGAGAATTATTAAAAGTTCCAGATGACTATAAGCTTGCCCTGGTTCCAGCATCAGACACGGGTGCGATGGAAATGGCTTTATGGAATTTGTTGGGCCCAAATCCAGTGGTTATCTTGCTTTATGAATATTTTGCAAAAGAATGGCTGCATGATATTACCGTAGAGCTTAAATTAGTAGATGTACAGACTATATTCGCTGACAATAAATTGTTTGCGCAGCTTAGCGGTATAGATTTTAGAAAAGATTTTGTATTTGTGTTAAATGGCACTACTATAGGCATGAGTTTGCCTAAGATAGATTTCATTCCCATAGAAAGGCAAGGATTAGTTATTTGTGACGCCAGTGCGGCAGCATTTTCTCAAGAGTTAGATTTTTCGCGCTTGGATGTAGTTACCTTTTCCTGTCAAAAAACGCTAGGCGCTGAAGCAAATCAGGGCATAATTATTTTAAGCCCTAAGGCTTTACAGCGCTTAGAATCTTACTCGCCGTCTTGGCCTATACCTAAAATTTTACGTTTGAAAAAGGATAAGTGCATAGATTACGAGCTTTTTCAAGGGCGAGTTATTAATACCCCATCTATGCTGTGTATTGAAGATTATTTAGATAGCTTGCTTTGGGTAAAAGCTACTGGTGGTGTGCCTGCGTTGATAGCAAAAACGTTAGATAATGCTAAGATCGTTGCGGATTACGTAAAAGCTAGTACTTGGCTTGATTATATAGTAAAAGAAGAGGCGCTAAGAGCTAAAACTGCACAATGTTTGCGTATAATCGATCCGGATATAACGCGATTAACTATAGAGGGGCAAAGGGAGTTTATAGAAAATATGTTAAATCGCTTGGCATGTTTGAATATTGCCTATGATATTAGGAATCATAGGGAGGCCCCTCTAGGCTTTCGTATATGGACAGGCGCATCTATAGAGGCAGATGATTTACGCGCTCTTTGTGAATGGTTGGATTTTACTTTTTTTGAGGCAAAACATAATTTAAACTATAATTTTGCTTAA
- the rpmE gene encoding 50S ribosomal protein L31: MKANIHPDYHSIKVVMTDGTEYFTKSTWGKEGDTLNLDIDSKTHPAWTGNMQSLTERGGQVSKFKNKFGNLGI; encoded by the coding sequence ATGAAAGCTAATATACATCCAGATTACCACTCGATTAAAGTTGTAATGACCGATGGTACTGAATATTTTACTAAATCTACCTGGGGCAAAGAAGGCGACACTTTAAACCTGGACATTGATTCTAAAACTCATCCAGCCTGGACAGGAAACATGCAATCTTTAACGGAACGTGGCGGGCAGGTTTCTAAGTTTAAAAATAAATTTGGTAATCTCGGCATATAA
- a CDS encoding TIGR00282 family metallophosphoesterase yields the protein MRFLFLGDVVGNVGRDMVCDKLPGLITKYKLDFVVVNGENAAGGFGITEKIYNQLISAGCDVVTTGNHVFDQKEALIFASRHERFLRPVNYPLGTPGKGANIYTAKNGARILVANIMGRVFMHPDLDDPFAAAEQLIANCILGEEVDAIIFDFHAEATSEKQCFAHFLDGRVSVVVGTHTHIPTADAQILKYGTAYITDAGMCGDYDSSLGMEKEEPINRFVGKIVRKRYEAAKGPATLSGLCVEICDNTGLAKYVAPIRIGAHLQEARPLIWEE from the coding sequence ATGCGATTTTTATTTTTAGGCGATGTGGTTGGCAATGTAGGCAGGGATATGGTGTGCGATAAATTACCAGGCTTAATTACCAAATATAAATTGGATTTTGTGGTGGTTAATGGTGAAAATGCGGCTGGGGGCTTTGGCATTACAGAAAAGATTTATAACCAACTGATAAGCGCTGGTTGTGATGTGGTAACAACAGGAAATCACGTCTTTGATCAAAAAGAAGCGTTGATTTTTGCTAGTAGGCATGAGAGATTTTTACGCCCTGTAAATTACCCTTTAGGCACGCCCGGTAAGGGAGCGAATATTTACACGGCAAAAAATGGAGCACGAATCTTAGTGGCAAATATTATGGGTCGTGTTTTTATGCATCCGGATTTGGACGACCCTTTTGCCGCTGCTGAACAATTGATTGCTAATTGTATTTTAGGCGAGGAGGTGGACGCTATAATATTTGATTTCCATGCAGAAGCTACTAGTGAAAAGCAATGTTTTGCGCATTTTTTAGATGGCCGGGTTAGCGTTGTTGTGGGCACGCATACGCATATACCAACCGCAGACGCGCAAATTTTAAAATATGGTACAGCTTATATAACAGACGCTGGTATGTGTGGTGATTATGATTCGTCTCTGGGTATGGAAAAAGAAGAGCCAATAAATAGATTTGTTGGTAAGATAGTAAGGAAGCGGTATGAGGCGGCTAAAGGTCCAGCCACTTTAAGCGGTTTATGTGTTGAAATTTGTGATAATACAGGCTTAGCTAAATATGTAGCGCCTATAAGGATAGGGGCCCATTTACAAGAAGCTAGGCCGCTAATTTGGGAAGAATAG